From Roseburia hominis, the proteins below share one genomic window:
- a CDS encoding stage V sporulation protein AA, protein MSAGNEILYVKGEKNTEVQKTDVTLGDILSMECSNQNILNKVKSLRILKIQENGQHRFVISVLKIIECIHKEYPQLDIQNEGESDLIVTYEKRQKPNMVLHWAKVALILLITFFGAAFSIMTFNNDVSVTKMFGQIYELVMGNKSDGFTILELTYSIGLVIGILTFFNHFGRKRFSVDPTPMEVEMRLYENDIQTTLIESYSRKEQEIDVGQTNSSGNSGT, encoded by the coding sequence ATGTCGGCCGGTAATGAGATTCTGTACGTAAAAGGGGAGAAAAATACGGAGGTGCAGAAAACTGATGTCACTCTGGGCGATATCCTGTCCATGGAGTGCAGCAATCAGAATATCCTGAACAAAGTGAAGTCCCTGCGCATTTTAAAAATACAGGAAAACGGGCAGCACCGGTTCGTCATATCTGTCCTGAAAATCATCGAATGTATCCATAAAGAATATCCTCAGCTTGATATTCAAAATGAAGGAGAGTCCGATCTGATCGTCACATATGAGAAGCGGCAAAAACCAAACATGGTTCTGCACTGGGCGAAAGTAGCGCTCATTTTGCTGATTACCTTCTTTGGCGCGGCATTTTCCATCATGACGTTCAATAATGATGTGTCGGTCACGAAGATGTTCGGGCAGATTTATGAGCTGGTTATGGGAAACAAGTCAGATGGATTTACCATTTTGGAGCTTACCTATTCGATTGGACTTGTCATCGGGATCCTGACCTTCTTCAATCACTTTGGACGGAAGCGGTTCTCCGTAGATCCGACTCCGATGGAGGTGGAAATGCGGCTTTATGAAAATGATATTCAAACGACACTGATAGAGAGCTATTCCAGAAAGGAGCAGGAGATCGATGTGGGTCAGACAAATAGTTCTGGGAATTCTGGGACTTAG
- a CDS encoding stage V sporulation protein AB — MWVRQIVLGILGLSFGAGVAAGLFSFLIGLGVVSDFADRTHTGEHILLYEDSIALGGILGNLFWVYRVHIPGAGWCLPVFGIFAGIFVGCWSMALADVLNVFPIFIRRTKFLKGIPYLILGMALGKGFGSILYFYHRW; from the coding sequence ATGTGGGTCAGACAAATAGTTCTGGGAATTCTGGGACTTAGCTTCGGCGCAGGGGTGGCAGCGGGACTGTTTTCCTTCCTGATCGGCCTGGGCGTGGTATCGGATTTTGCCGACCGAACGCATACGGGGGAGCACATTCTGCTTTATGAGGACAGCATTGCGCTGGGAGGAATTCTGGGAAATCTGTTCTGGGTCTACCGGGTGCATATTCCGGGAGCAGGTTGGTGTCTTCCGGTGTTTGGAATCTTTGCGGGAATCTTTGTGGGCTGCTGGTCCATGGCACTGGCAGATGTTTTAAATGTATTTCCGATTTTTATCAGGCGGACAAAGTTCCTGAAAGGCATTCCGTATCTGATATTGGGAATGGCGCTGGGAAAAGGGTTTGGGTCCATTTTGTACTTTTACCACAGATGGTAA
- a CDS encoding SpoVA/SpoVAEb family sporulation membrane protein, with the protein MAKTNISPGAEKETSGEKKQRQQQAYEAYVKEKTPVRKLGPDMIKAFITGGIICTIGQGILNYCDKLGLDKDTSGGWCSMILVLLSVLLTGIGIYPKIADWGGAGALVPITGFANSVAAPAIEYKKEGHVFGIGCKIFTIAGPVILYGIFTSWLLGLVYWIGKSIGIIP; encoded by the coding sequence ATGGCGAAGACAAATATTTCGCCGGGCGCGGAAAAGGAAACGTCCGGGGAGAAGAAACAGAGACAGCAGCAGGCGTATGAGGCCTATGTAAAAGAAAAAACACCGGTCCGCAAATTGGGGCCGGATATGATCAAAGCATTTATCACAGGCGGAATCATCTGTACAATCGGGCAGGGCATTCTGAATTATTGTGATAAATTAGGGCTTGATAAGGATACCAGCGGTGGCTGGTGCTCGATGATCCTGGTTCTTTTGAGCGTTTTGCTGACAGGAATCGGTATTTACCCAAAGATTGCCGACTGGGGCGGGGCCGGAGCGCTGGTGCCGATCACGGGATTTGCCAATTCGGTGGCGGCTCCGGCTATAGAGTATAAAAAAGAAGGACATGTATTTGGAATCGGGTGCAAAATATTTACCATAGCGGGGCCGGTCATTTTGTATGGAATTTTTACAAGCTGGCTTTTGGGACTGGTCTATTGGATCGGAAAGAGCATAGGAATCATTCCATAG
- a CDS encoding stage V sporulation protein AD, with protein sequence MNLTKGTQSISFGECPYLMSSGSVVGKKESEGPLGNKFDIASDDDLFGEDTWEAAEGTMQKLACMLALKKAGEHAENVRYLFGGDLLRQGIATSMGVEELQIPMFGLFGACSTSGEALALAAMTVAAGYGDRILAVTSSHFASAEKEFRFPLGYANQRPASSSWTVTGSGAFLVGNQKSAVRISGVTIGKIVDYGLKDSQNMGACMAPAACDTILQNLEDFGRKESDYDRIITGDLGYVGQSILFDLVRKRGKDIKENHMDCGMMIFDQKTQNTNAGGSGCGCAASTLSAHILPKLISGEWKRILFVPTGALMSTVSYNEGESVPGIAHAIVLEHCN encoded by the coding sequence ATGAATCTGACAAAAGGAACACAAAGTATTTCGTTTGGGGAGTGCCCGTATCTTATGAGCAGCGGCTCGGTGGTGGGAAAAAAAGAGAGCGAGGGACCACTGGGAAATAAATTCGATATCGCGTCGGACGACGATCTGTTCGGAGAAGATACCTGGGAGGCGGCAGAGGGTACGATGCAGAAGCTGGCCTGCATGCTGGCTCTCAAGAAAGCCGGAGAACACGCGGAAAATGTAAGGTATCTGTTCGGCGGAGACCTGCTTCGCCAGGGAATCGCGACTTCCATGGGTGTGGAAGAACTGCAGATCCCGATGTTCGGTCTGTTCGGAGCCTGTTCTACCTCAGGCGAGGCGCTTGCATTAGCGGCGATGACGGTGGCGGCAGGCTATGGGGACCGGATACTGGCGGTCACTTCCAGCCATTTTGCAAGTGCCGAAAAAGAATTCCGTTTTCCGCTGGGATACGCCAATCAAAGACCCGCGTCTTCGAGCTGGACGGTGACGGGAAGCGGTGCATTTCTGGTGGGAAATCAGAAAAGTGCCGTCCGCATCAGTGGGGTGACGATCGGGAAAATCGTAGACTATGGGCTTAAGGACTCGCAGAATATGGGGGCGTGCATGGCGCCGGCGGCGTGCGACACGATTCTTCAGAATCTGGAAGATTTCGGGCGGAAGGAAAGCGATTATGACCGGATCATCACGGGAGATCTGGGGTATGTGGGGCAGTCGATCCTATTCGACCTCGTGCGGAAGAGAGGGAAGGATATCAAAGAAAATCATATGGACTGCGGTATGATGATCTTCGACCAGAAAACGCAGAACACGAATGCCGGGGGAAGCGGCTGTGGGTGCGCGGCGTCCACCCTGTCGGCACATATTCTGCCAAAACTGATTTCCGGCGAGTGGAAACGGATCCTGTTCGTGCCCACCGGAGCTTTGATGTCGACCGTGAGTTACAACGAAGGCGAAAGCGTCCCCGGCATCGCGCATGCCATTGTACTGGAGCATTGTAATTGA